One region of Oryza sativa Japonica Group chromosome 5, ASM3414082v1 genomic DNA includes:
- the LOC4338388 gene encoding pentatricopeptide repeat-containing protein At5g67570, chloroplastic, which translates to MVIPSFPLPRLHLSLQLHNPSAIPSPRRRPRPAPTSETLRRRLLRKGVSPTPKILHALRKKEALKSLRRARKDTAAAAAAAEAASNALPREEDGAAVVGEDDEARFRAAVAEYRALMGRPWHGGASAPPRGALRGEGEGLDGLREMLAARRAGKFEWLLEDDDVEEGEEEAAVGRRGRAGVGWNSDFRDEERRIESLVRRLNEDDLSMRDWRLTRLMKKADLIYNEDNLLQILEGLEARGNWRQALSVTEWVYNENIYKHRKSRFVYTKLLSILGKAWRPTEALRVFTIMRSDAQIYPDMAAYHSIAVTLGRAGLLNELIKIIEYMRQKPSKRVMKMRRKDWDPSLEPDVLIYNSVLNACVLSQQWKGVFWVFQQMRRNSLIPTGATFGLAMEVMLKAKKYDFVQKFFQKMQKSGVPPRAITYKVLVRAYWEQGKVNEAVEAVKDMEQRGIVGAASVYYELACCLCNKGRWRDALSQVEKLKQLPLTKPLEFTFTGMILASFDGGYISECISIFESMEGHCAPNIGTINVMIKVYGRCDMFVKARDLFETIKVNLPSSNHSSHKADAYTYSSMLEAAASAQQWEYFENVYREMTLSQYHLDQSKYSWMLIKASKAGKSYLLEHALDSILERGETPNVQLFSEMICQTIAQRNYAKTLHLINIMAEASTDVSELQWSKLLEQNMHRFSVNALKDLLKYLSTSDIIKSDPELCFVSALQSQCGTTFVNDTSFVADGTYTGQSQLSLPENITKSSNSNLDQLSCMNSLNTNVFPDEKVSSEFSDYIMNTPQSDANAGLSEDIVIGSHFESEQKEQHDLGWLGTGVSAVDEVLDSMNLYGDGSCGEMPSASEILELWEQDRINGTFSAKTAEPPCEDR; encoded by the exons ATGGTTATCCCCTCCTTCCCCCTGCCTCGCCTCCACCTCTCCCTCCAACTCCACAACCCCAGCGCCATCCCgagtccccgccgccggccgcgccccgCCCCGACGAGCGAgacgctccgccgccgcctcctccgcaaGGGCGTCTCCCCGACCCCCAAAATCCTCCACGCGCTCCGCAAGAAGGAGGCCCTCAAGTCCCTCCGCCGCGCCAGGaaggacaccgccgccgccgccgcggccgcggaggCGGCCAGCAATGCGCTGCCcagggaggaggacggcgccgcgGTGGTGGGCGAAGACGACGAGGCCCGCTTCCGCGCGGCCGTCGCCGAGTACCGCGCGCTCATGGGCCGGCCGTGGCACGGCGGCGCCTCGGCACCCCCGCGTGGGGCCCTccgaggcgaaggcgagggcctCGACGGCCTCCGCGAGATGCTCGCGGCGAGGAGGGCCGGCAAGTTCGAGTGGCTACTGGAGGATGATGACGTAGAGGAGGGTGAAGAGgaagcggcggtggggaggcggGGGCGTGCTGGCGTCGGCTGGAATTCGGATTTTCGggatgaggagaggaggatTGAGTCGCTGGTGAGGAG GCTGAACGAAGATGATCTAAGTATGCGTGATTGGAGGCTTACTAGATTGATGAAAAAAGCTGACCTAATATATAATGAAGATAATCTGCTACAAATACTGGAAGGGCTTGAGGCAAGAGGAAATTGGAGGCAGGCTTTATCTGTTACTGAGTGGGTGTACAATGAGAACATCTACAAGCATCGAAAAAGCAG GTTCGTGTATACAAAATTACTATCAATCCTTGGAAAAGCATGGAGGCCAACTGAAGCACTTCGAGTTTTCACCATCATGCGG AGTGATGCTCAAATATACCCTGATATGGCTGCATACCATAGTATTGCTGTTACACTTGGTCGAGCTGGCCTTCTAAACGAGCTAATCAAGATTATAGAGTATATGAGACAGAAGCCTTCGAAAAGGGTAATGAAGATGCGTCGCAAAGATTGGGATCCTTCCTTGGAGCCAGATGTTCTGATTTATAACTCG GTCCTTAATGCATGCGTTCTATCACAGCAGTGGAAAGGGGTATTTTGGGTGTTTCAGCAAATGAGAAGGAATAGTTTGATACCTACAGGAGCAACATTTGGGTTAGCGATGGAG GTCATGCTTAAAGCCAAGAAGTATGACTTTGTCCAAAAGTTCTTTCAGAAGATGCAAAAAAGTGGGGTACCTCCAAGAGCAATAACTTATAAAG TTCTAGTAAGAGCCTACTGGGAACAAGGGAAAGTAAATGAAGCAGTTGAAGCAGTTAAGGACATGGAACAAAGGGGAATTGTTGGAGCTGCAAGTGTTTATTATGAACTAGCTTGCTGTCTCTGCAATAAAGGAAGGTGGAGAGATGCTTTGTCACAG gtTGAGAAGCTAAAACAGCTTCCGCTCACTAAACCGCTAGAGTTCACATTTACTGGCATGATCTTAGCCTCTTTTGATGGTGGATATATCTCAGAATGCATCTCAATATTTGAGTCAATGGAAGGGCACTGTGCACCAAATATTGGTACAATAAATGTCATGATAAAAGTGTATGGACGCTGTGATATGTTTGTGAAAGCAAGGGACTTATTTGAGACCATCAAAGTTAATTTGCCTAGTTCAAATCATTCATCACATAAAGCAGACGCATATACATACAGCTCTATGCTTGAAGCAGCTGCATCTGCCCAACAGTGGGAATACTTTGAAAATGTGTATAGAGAGATGACTCTCTCTCAGTACCACCTAGATCAAAGCAAATATTCATGGATGCTCATCAAGGCATCCAAAGCTGGAAAG TCATATTTGCTGGAACATGCACTTGATTCAATACTTGAAAGAGGAGAGACCCCCAATGTACAGTTATTTAGTGAGATGATATGCCAAACTATTGCTCAAAGAAACTATGCAAAGACACTTCATCTAATAAATATTATGGCTGAGGCTTCAACTGATGTCAGTGAACTTCAGTGGAGCAAGCTACTTGAGCAAAATATGCATCGATTCAGCGTGAATGCTTTGAAAGATCTTTTAAAGTACCTCAGTACCAGTGATATCATCAAATCGGATCCCGAACTTTGTTTTGTAAGTGCACTGCAATCTCAATGTGGGACAACTTTTGTGAACGACACTTCTTTTGTGGCTGATGGTACATATACTGGACAGTCTCAACTCTCTCTGCCAGAGAATATAACCAAGTCTTCAAATAGCAATCTAGATCAGCTTTCTTGCATGAATTCGCTAAACACAAATGTATTTCCCGATGAGAAAGTTAGCAGTGAGTTCTCTGATTACATTATGAATACTCCACAATCTGATGCTAATGCTGGCTTGAGCGAGGACATTGTTATAGGTTCACATTTTGAGAGTGAACAGAAAGAACAACATGATCTCGGCTGGTTGGGGACAGGAGTATCTGCAGTTGACGAAGTACTTGATTCAATGAATTTGTATGGTGATGGTTCATGCGGAGAGATGCCGTCAGCATCAGAAATTCTTGAATTATGGGAGCAGGATAGGATAAATGGGACGTTTTCTGCTAAAACGGCTGAACCACCATGTGAGGATAGGTGA
- the LOC4338389 gene encoding uncharacterized protein — translation MAYRRKPQPPQTPPSLDHHHHHHTPSVGPSSPPQDSLAAQAMRASAAHRDASSLSSAYSSSSASAAAAAAAARRGHHEPSVSTPSPGSSGYEYTSMKNLNEAKYGFWGALARKAKSFLDEDGSPGQYDSPARQQPSRDAPPVGVQYTRSQQPPSETWKSETPPSHKRSEAIASSLNYIGGTIKSALEEGRTIVENKTADIIHETRKLNIRRKGAGSTTQGEAPQRFTQRNLPQNPLDYETQLKASRDVANAMAAKAKLLLRELKTVKADLAFAKERCAQLEDENKILRESHDKGDNPEDDDLIRLQLETLLAEKARLAHENSVYARENRFLREIVEYHQLTMQDVIYVDEGIEEVTEVYPTQVLPPAPSRAGSGLGRSVTPATPKTASSSPSSTSIVVPETCPVVPASPKSLSRTSSKQ, via the exons ATGGCGTACCGCCGGAAGCCGCAGCCTCCGCAGACGCCGCCGTCCttggaccaccaccaccaccaccacaccccCTCCGTGGGCCCCTCGTCCCCGCCGCAGGACTCCCTCGCCGCGCAGGCCAtgcgcgcctccgccgcgcaccgcgacgcctcctccctctcctcggcctactcctcctcctccgcctccgcggccgccgccgccgccgcggctcgcCGGGGCCACCACGAGCCCTCCGTCTCCACGCCTTCCCCC GGTTCTTCGGGTTATGAATACACATCCATGAAGAACTTGAATGAGGCTAAGTACGGATTTTGGGGGGCCCTTGCTCGGAAAGCCAAGTCTTTTCTGGACGAGGATGGTTCACCAGGGCAGTATGATTCCCCGGCGAGGCAGCAGCCGTCAAGAGATGCGCCGCCGGTTGGTGTCCAG TATACACGCTCACAACAACCACCGTCTGAAACATGGAAATCCGAGACACCTCCATCTCATAAGAGGTCCGAGGCCATAGCTTCCTCCCTCAACTATATTGGTGGCACAATAAAAAGTGCACTTGAA GAAGGCCGGACGATTGTAGAAAATAAAACAGCCGACATTATTCATGAAACACGCAAATTGAACATAAGAAGAAAAGGAGCTGGCTCAACTACACAAGGAGAAGCTCCACAAAGATTTACTCAAAGGAATCTTCCACAAAATCCACTTGACTACGAAACTCAATTGAAGGCATCTCGCGAC GTTGCAAATGCCATGGCAGCAAAAGCAAAGCTGCTATTACGTGAGCTGAAGACTGTGAAGGCCGATTTAGCTTTTGCAAAGGAACGTTGCGCTCAGCTTGAAGATGAAAATAAGATTTTGCGGGAAAGTCACGATAAGGGTGATAACCCTGAAGATGATGATCTG ATCCGCCTCCAACTAGAGACACTATTAGCTGAGAAGGCACGGCTCGCACATGAGAATTCGGTGTACGCTCGAGAGAATAGATTCCTACGAGAAATTGTTGAGTACCACCAACTTACTATGCAGGATGTTATATATGTGGATGAAGGCATTGAAGAGGTCACTGAGGTCTACCCTACACAAGTATTACCACCTGCACCTTCTCGGGCTGGTTCAGGCCTTGGTCGCTCTGTAACCCCAGCTACTCCCAAGACTGCCAGCTCATCACCTTCATCAACATCCATTGTTGTACCAGAAACTTGTCCGGTCGTTCCAGCCTCCCCAAAGTCGCTTTCTCGGACTTCATCTAAGCAATAG